The following proteins are encoded in a genomic region of Fusarium oxysporum f. sp. lycopersici 4287 chromosome 1, whole genome shotgun sequence:
- a CDS encoding translation initiation factor eIF-2B subunit gamma, translating to MPHAVSMPSTGLQALILCGPGSSFPTFTSNPDESPKALLPIANRPMVWYALDFCYRMGITDINLVCPPTASEAISTALNTNLHLTALPLPRPDILSPVDLDQNTGTAEILRLPEIRKIITGDFVVLPCDLVCELGGDKLLQSWMVKSASLTDMLGTARLSNGHRSVHSGALGVWYDTKAVAPVKKEETDFIATTPLPSSPVTPSKGSLFSNLSKLVYSMPTDSLRDLTEDKGSLPIRHGLLRAHSRVRMFTTHRDAHIYIFPRWVLDFVKDNERMESIGEDVVGWWAKAGWQSGLAEKLNLESACAQGRVEETKDDERPSSPSRVSTPDNIRSDWNTYGDTAAETSVPSIAVDDEPSAAEKSTSFQVPPIVAYVHPGGSSAPLIRRVDTAQLLLAISLQLAKLPSLEETGGESPSPYAHAKKIAYPEGVKARTTITQKDSLIAENVTVEEKTSIKETVIGAGSQINEGAKLSQCLLMEGVVVGKACKLTRCIIGKRAVIGDGSVLTDCEVQENLLVEARTEDKDNKLMSSEGLEATEAEMEEVLQDMEADAEQAVMD from the exons ATGCCCCACGCTGTATCAATGCCGTCAACTGGGCTTCAAGCCCTCATTCTTTGCGGGCCTGGCTCGTCATTCCCGACATTCACCTCTAACCCCGATGAGAGCCCCAAGGCCCTTCTCCCTATTGCAAACCGACCTATGGTCTGGTACGCACTTGATTTCTGCTATCGAATGGGCATCACAG ACATAAATCTTGTCTGTCCTCCTACAGCATCCGAGGCCATTTCAACTGCTCTTAACACTAACCTTCATCTAACTGCGCTGCCTTTGCCGCGACCCGACATACTCTCACCAGTAGATCTTGATCAAAACACAGGCACTGCTGAGATCCTGCGGCTGCCAGAGATTAGGAAGATTATCACTGGTGACTTTGTCGTACTCCCTTGTGACTTGGTCTGCGAACTAGGAGGAGACAAGCTTCTACAATCATGGATGGTCAAGTCAGCTAGTCTGACAGACATGCTTGGAACTGCCAGGCTTTCCAACGGCCATCGATCAGTTCACAGCGGTGCACTTGGCGTTTGGTATGATACAAAGGCAGTTGCACctgtcaagaaggaggagacAGACTTCATTGCGACAACCCCGTTGCCTTCATCTCCTGTTACACCATCAAAGggatctctcttctcaaactTGTCAAAGCTGGTGTACTCCATGCCAACCGACTCTCTGAGAGATTTGACAGAGGACAAGGGTTCACTTCCAATCCGTCACGGCTTGCTGCGTGCCCATTCTCGCGTACGAATGTTCACCACACACCGAGATGCCCACATCTACATCTTCCCTCGATGGGTTCTCGATTTTGTCAAGGATAACGAGCGAATGGAGAGTATTGGTGAGGATGTTGTCGGATGGTGGGCAAAGGCTGGCTGGCAATCCGGTCTTGCCGAGAAGTTGAATCTGGAGAGTGCTTGTGCCCAAGGTCGGGTTGAGGAGACTAAGGACGATGAACGACCTAGCTCGCCTTCCAGAGTTTCCACCCCAGATAACATCCGGAGTGATTGGAACACATACGGTGACACGGCTGCCGAGACATCAGTGCCGAGTATTGCAGTTGATGACGAACCATCAGCTGCCGAGAAGTCGACGTCGTTCCAAGTCCCGCCGATCGTTGCCTATGTCCACCCGGGCGGGAGCTCAGCTCCTTTGATTCGTCGTGTTGACACGGCACAGCTGTTGCTCGCCATTTCACTTCAGCTGGCCAAGCTTCCATCACTCGAAGAGACAGGCGGAgaatcaccatcaccatATGCACATGCAAAGAAGATCGCTTACCCTGAAGGTGTTAAGGCACGCACGACAATCACACAAAAGGACAGCCTCATTGCGGAGAATGTCACTGTGGAGGAGAAGACCTCTATCAAAGAAACTGTGATCGGCGCCGGTTCGCAGATCAACGAGGGTGCCAAGCTCTCTCAGTGTCTACTTATGGAAGGAGTTGTTGTTGGAAAGGCATGCAAGTTGACGCGTTGCATTATTGGAAAGAGAGCTGTCATTGGAGATGGATCTGTTTTGACTGACTGTGAGGTTCAAGAGAATCTGCTCGTTGAAGCTCGAA CTGaggacaaggacaacaaGCTCATGAGCTCTGAGGGTTTGGAGGCCACAGAAGCTGAGATGGAGGAAGTCCTCCAGGACATGGAAGCTGACGCCGAGCAAGCAGTGATGGATTAA
- a CDS encoding hypothetical protein (At least one base has a quality score < 10), giving the protein MAPVGPIVHQNVANKVKRPVPPGIQTNGAITSSKSSPSPSMSAKKPPPSAKQPPHSASDRAITASTVRPVNRVRRETASQLQGRHSRNSAGLRSASLAADHSSHDAEPRPYIVTDSYILNKFAGRPPSLVCHLHTTHFRFDNQDGVFPYKSPMKIFLDHVRSRTIPHDLLSYFTEAGVPFYDGCLIVQVHDHKSLAQAKNVAKPTKGKGSVMPSSIHNYNQCLTPSPNVPFPKEGLVNGDGSSKSNDVAEKENAPVMPAPEEQKDKATKPRVFTMVLHPTPESLQMDLLIKASTPRGLGDGLGQPPSTPMSLIPPTPTAGSMPPPAKRQKREKTELDGSNIYAAEGQILLATNAPLVLEPTKNVEETIILMEAMSHPKHAEAPPQPKTRKRTVAEMAADEAAAAETERFMLVADERLAPNANGAQNGGAADGDASGGASAFEPRFERFKVLADISREHAEKKEQEKLKQLENDRKLQQAKQQQQQDAVALAQKQNAEQERLRREAAAREAQMRQAEAQRQAQARAQAANQNSQNNQNAQRVNGSQPQHGHPQNNVVTNGVNNAAVGTPQMANNMPPQAQPRFQAQITQPPASSPVAGQGTPQHMSSPMVGSVPMQQTNSGMANSPPRPSSVVQNPAAMSVPMAHNMSSRGSQQSHPSGTPRMPHSTPNMAQGTPINRPAMVATPRMSQASPPPAMMAQNSQPGQGMMMNGQGMNQMNPQYAAQLAQQRAVQQQQQMAMQNGLNSGNMSQMSPQQQQMMQAMQRQLIAQQQAQQQGNMMSPQQQQQQQQIAAQYAQQMQNMSGNQMRQFTPQMQAQFQQMMRMNQVNGQMGNSPMQRQVSGQMMPNGMNLQAFQAMQQQRQQQQAQQQGNMMSPQQQQQAHQQQQAQQQMGQMGQQNPIQAQMQQQARLLFNRMMPTVAQKYGGQELIPPDVIEKMKTQSMGQAQTLMQASMAQRRQQQQMMMQQQQQQQQQQQQQMQQQQMQQQQLQQQMQQQMQGMNGMMGGPQGM; this is encoded by the exons ATGGCGCCAGTTGGACCTATAGTCCATCAAAATGTCGCCAACAAAGTGAAGCGCCCAGTCCCTCCTGGAATCCAGACGAATGGCGCTATAACATCCTCCAAATCATCACCATCCCCATCAATGTCGGCAAAGAAACCTCCGCCGAGTGCCAAGCAGCCGCCGCATTCGGCGAGCGACAGGGCCATTACCGCATCAACCGTCCGACCTGTCAACAGAGTCCGACGAGAAACCGCATCGCAGTTGCAAGGCCGGCACTCTAGGAATAGTGCTGGTCTACGATCAGCCTCATTAGCGGCAGACCACTCCAGTCATGACGCAGAGCCTCGACCCTACA TTGTCACAGACTCCTATATCCTGAACAAATTCGCCGGCCGACCTCCCTCTCTTGTCTGCCATTTACACACAACACATTTCCGATTCGATAACCAAGACGGCGTGTTTCCGTACAAGTCACCGATGAAAATATTCCTCGATCACGTCAGAAGCCGGACGATCCCCCATGATCTTCTTTCCTATTTTACCGAAGCCGGTGTGCCATTCTATGATGGATGTCTCATTGTTCAAGTTCACGACCACAAGTCTCTTGCGCAAGCGAAGAACGTTGCCAAACCCACAAAAGGAAAGGGCTCCGTGATGCCGTCTTCCATTCATAACTACAACCAATGTCTTACACCATCGCCGAATGTTCCTTTTCCTAAAGAGGGTTTGGTAAATGGCGATGGAAGCTCAAAAAGTAATGATGTGGCTGAAAAGGAAAATGCTCCTGTCATGCCAGCACCAGAGGAGCAAAAAGACAAAGCGACCAAGCCACGGGTCTTTACCATGGTGCTCCATCCGACGCCCGAAAGTTTACAGATGGACCTGTTAATAAAGGCTTCTACCCCGCGAGGACTGGGTGATGGCCTTGGCCAACCCCCCTCCACACCAATGTCCCTTATTCCCCCGACACCTACAGCTGGCAGCATGCCGCCACCAGCAAAACGCCAGAAGCGTGAAAAGACAGAGCTTGACGGCAGCAATATTTATGCTGCAGAGGGACAGATCCTGTTGGCAACAAACGCGCCATTGGTGCTTGAGCCTACTAAGAATGTGGAAGAAACAATTATCCTCATGGAGGCAATGAGCCACCCCAAGCATGCAGaggctcctcctcagcccaAAACACGCAAGCGAACTGTCGCCGAGATGGCTGCGGACGAAGCCGCTGCTGCAGAGACGGAACGCTTCATGCTGGTTGCCGACGAGCGTCTTGCACCAAATGCGAATGGAGCGCAGAATGGTGGTGCAGCAGATGGCGATGCCTCAGGCGGCGCATCGGCATTCGAGCCTAGATTCGAACGATTCAAGGTTTTGGCTGACATCAGTCGAGAACatgccgagaagaaggaacaagagaagctcaagcagctGGAGAACGACAGGAAATTGCAACAAGCgaaacagcaacagcagcaagatgCGGTCGCGCTGGCCCAGAAGCAAAATGCCGAACAAGAAAGACTCCGACGGGaggctgctgcgagagaagCCCAGATGCGACAGGCTGAAGCTCaacgacaagctcaagctcgcgCCCAAGCGGCGAATCAGAACAGCCAGAACAACCAAAATGCCCAGAGGGTCAATGGGAGCCAACCACAGCACGGCCATCCTCAGAACAATGTCGTCACCAACGGAGTCAATAACGCAGCTGTGGGAACGCCTCAAATGGCCAACAATATGCCTCCGCAAGCACAACCCCGCTTCCAGGCTCAGATCACTCAACCACCAGCGTCTTCTCCAGTTGCTGGCCAAGGTACCCCTCAGCATATGTCATCCCCTATGGTCGGCAGCGTCCCAATGCAGCAGACCAACTCTGGCATGGCAAACAGCCCCCCTCGGCCGTCCTCTGTCGTGCAAAACCCCGCAGCTATGTCTGTCCCAATGGCTCATAACATGTCTTCCAGGGGTAGCCAACAGAGCCATCCCTCTGGCACCCCAAGAATGCCTCATTCAACGCCCAACATGGCACAAGGTACTCCGATCAACAGGCCTGCCATGGTGGCAACCCCTCGTATGAGCCAGGCAAGCCCTCCACCAGCTATGATGGCACAGAACTCGCAACCTGGTCAaggcatgatgatgaatggcCAGGGCATGAACCAAATGAACCCGCAGTATGCGGCTCAATTGGCGCAACAACGTGCCGtgcagcaacagcagcagatGGCAATGCAAAATGGTCTTAACAGTGGCAACATGAGTCAGATGAGccctcagcaacagcagatGATGCAAGCAATGCAAAGGCAATTGATTGCTCAGCAACAGGCACAACAGCAAGGTAACATGATGAGccctcaacagcagcaacagcagcagcagatcgCGGCCCAATATGCCCAGCAAATGCAGAACATGTCGGGCAACCAGATGCGGCAGTTCACTCCTCAAATGCAGGCACAGTTCCAACAGATGATGCGCATGAACCAAGTGAATGGCCAGATGGGCAATAGTCCTATGCAGCGTCAAGTCAGCGGGCAGATGATGCCCAACGGCATGAACCTGCAAGCTTTCCAGGCGATGCAGCAGCaacgacagcagcagcaagccCAGCAACAGGGTAACATGATGAgccctcagcagcagcaacaagcccaccagcagcagcaggctcAACAACAAATGGGGCAGATGGGGCAACAAAATCCAATTCAGGCGCAAATGCAACAACAGGCCAGGCTACTTTTTAACAGGATGATGCCAACGGTAGCTCAGAAGTATGGTGGCCAAGAGCTTATTCCGCCAGACGTgatcgagaagatgaagacgcAGAGCATGGGGCAAGCTCAGACTCTTATGCAAGCGTCAATGGCACAGCGGCGACAGCAACAacagatgatgatgcagcagcagcagcaacaacagcagcagcagcaacagcagatgcaacaacagcagatgcaacagcagcagttacagcaacagatgcagcagcaaatgCAGGGGATGAATGGAATGATGGGCGGTCCCCAGGGAATGTGA